A single genomic interval of Stenotrophomonas sp. ZAC14D1_NAIMI4_1 harbors:
- a CDS encoding Rieske (2Fe-2S) protein yields MTAAAALIALDALADGAFAEVEAVVEGDAESLVLYRDGAQVRAFLNICPHAGRRLDWAPGQFLKSREGHLVCAAHGASFALDSGDCIAGPCKGDRLRAVPVDIRDGQVYLA; encoded by the coding sequence ATGACTGCCGCCGCTGCCCTGATCGCCCTTGATGCCCTTGCCGACGGGGCCTTTGCCGAGGTCGAAGCGGTGGTCGAAGGCGATGCCGAATCGCTGGTGCTGTATCGCGATGGCGCCCAGGTGCGCGCATTCCTGAACATCTGCCCGCACGCCGGCCGCCGCCTCGACTGGGCTCCCGGCCAGTTCCTGAAGAGCCGTGAAGGCCACCTGGTGTGTGCTGCGCACGGCGCCTCGTTCGCGCTGGACAGCGGTGACTGCATTGCCGGCCCGTGCAAGGGCGACCGCCTGCGCGCGGTGCCGGTGGATATCCGCGACGGCCAGGTCTACCTGGCCTGA
- a CDS encoding SLC13 family permease, translating to MDTALTLTNDMKLVLGLVGFTMAMFLFERIRADVVALVVLVVLGVTGLIAPEEIFGGFSGNAVMSIIATTILGAGLDRTGALNRLAAWLLRRGHGVEQRLLMMTTAIAGLNSSFMQNPSVMALYLPVASRLVARTGLTLQRLLLPISAAIVMGGALTMVGNSPLILLNDLLASANNNLPSGLATIEPLRMFAPLPIGVALLIASLLYFRYYGDRKLIEEESLVNDGVTPARTESYFAKTYGIEGDVFELVVTAESPLVGMTLGEAETLHDAPLLLALKTGNDTRLAPPAEMRIWVGSVLGAMGPRQDVHDFAQNQFLRMSSRLKHLGDLFNPSRAGISEAVVPPTSNVIGKSAADLRLRKERGISLLAINRDKQVIREDVRDVQLRAGDMLVFHSIWTDLAQAAKSRDFVVVTDYPTGEQRPHKFKIAMAIFALTILIALTSKLPVALTLMTGVAGMLLTGVLRMDEAYASINWKTVFMMAGLIPLGWAMDSSGAAAWVAGHTIDKLPTGIPIWVLELALALLTTVFSLVISHVGATIVMVPIAVNLALAAGGNPTAFALIVALSASNNLMTASNPVISMITGPANYTPREMWRVGGPLSLIYTLVVVVMINLMF from the coding sequence ATGGATACCGCGCTGACGCTGACCAACGACATGAAGCTCGTGCTCGGGCTGGTCGGCTTCACGATGGCGATGTTCCTGTTCGAGCGCATCCGCGCCGACGTCGTCGCGCTGGTGGTGCTGGTGGTGCTCGGCGTCACCGGCCTGATCGCCCCGGAAGAAATCTTCGGTGGCTTCTCGGGTAACGCGGTGATGAGCATCATCGCCACCACCATCCTCGGTGCGGGCCTGGACCGCACCGGGGCGCTGAACCGGCTGGCCGCGTGGCTGCTGCGGCGCGGCCACGGCGTCGAGCAGCGGCTGCTGATGATGACCACGGCCATCGCCGGCCTGAACTCGTCCTTCATGCAGAACCCCTCGGTGATGGCGCTGTACCTGCCGGTCGCCTCGCGGCTGGTCGCGCGCACCGGGCTGACCCTGCAGCGGCTGCTGCTGCCGATCTCGGCAGCGATCGTGATGGGCGGCGCGCTGACCATGGTCGGCAACTCGCCGCTGATCCTGCTGAACGATCTGCTGGCCTCGGCCAACAACAATCTGCCTTCGGGCCTGGCGACCATCGAGCCGCTGCGCATGTTCGCGCCGCTGCCGATCGGCGTGGCCCTGCTGATCGCCTCGCTGCTGTATTTCCGCTACTACGGCGACCGCAAGCTGATCGAAGAGGAAAGCCTGGTCAATGACGGGGTGACCCCGGCACGCACCGAGAGCTACTTCGCCAAGACCTACGGCATCGAAGGCGATGTGTTCGAGCTGGTGGTCACCGCCGAAAGCCCGCTGGTGGGCATGACCCTGGGCGAGGCCGAGACCCTGCATGATGCGCCGCTGCTGCTGGCGCTGAAGACCGGCAACGACACCCGCCTGGCACCGCCGGCGGAGATGCGCATCTGGGTGGGCAGCGTGCTGGGCGCGATGGGCCCGCGCCAGGACGTGCACGATTTCGCGCAGAACCAGTTCCTGCGCATGTCCTCGCGGCTGAAGCACCTGGGCGACCTGTTCAACCCCAGCCGTGCCGGTATTTCCGAGGCAGTGGTGCCGCCGACCTCCAACGTGATCGGCAAGAGCGCTGCCGATCTGCGCCTGCGCAAGGAGCGCGGCATCAGCCTGCTGGCGATCAACCGTGACAAGCAGGTGATCCGCGAGGACGTGCGCGACGTGCAGCTGCGCGCCGGTGACATGCTGGTCTTCCACAGCATCTGGACCGACCTGGCGCAGGCCGCGAAGAGCCGCGACTTCGTGGTGGTGACCGACTACCCGACCGGCGAGCAGCGCCCGCACAAGTTCAAGATCGCGATGGCGATCTTCGCGCTGACCATCCTGATCGCGCTGACCAGCAAGCTGCCGGTGGCGCTGACCCTGATGACCGGCGTGGCCGGCATGCTGCTGACCGGCGTGCTGCGCATGGACGAGGCCTATGCCTCGATCAACTGGAAGACGGTATTCATGATGGCCGGGCTGATTCCGCTCGGCTGGGCAATGGATTCCAGCGGCGCGGCGGCCTGGGTGGCCGGCCACACGATCGACAAGCTGCCGACCGGCATCCCGATCTGGGTGCTGGAGCTTGCGCTGGCACTGCTGACCACGGTGTTCTCGCTGGTGATCAGCCACGTGGGCGCGACGATCGTGATGGTGCCCATCGCGGTGAACCTGGCGCTGGCGGCGGGCGGCAATCCGACCGCGTTCGCGCTGATCGTGGCGTTGTCAGCGTCCAACAACCTGATGACGGCCTCCAACCCGGTGATTTCGATGATCACCGGCCCGGCCAACTACACCCCGCGCGAGATGTGGCGGGTCGGCGGACCGCTGTCGCTGATCTACACGCTGGTGGTGGTGGTGATGATCAACCTGATGTTCTGA